AAAGCGTAATTTTTGGAGTTCCTGCCTTAGTTCTTCCTTTAGCTTTTTGGCTTTTTCTTTTATGCGTTCCTTTTCTGTTCTTGTCCTTATGCTAAAGTGTTTCTTGTAAAGGGTTTTTAGCTCTTCCTTTAGGTCTTTTAGTTTGCTGTGGGCAAGGGTTCTTTGGTTTTTGCCTTCTAAACCTATTAGTGTGTTGGCACACACAAACTTGGTCTCCAAGTGTGGAAGTGGTCTTATGCCTTGGTTATCTTTTGTTTTATCCACCTTTTGGTCTATCAGAAGGGATAAGAAAAACCTTAGCTTGCATATCTGTATGGCTATGGGTTGGATATCCACTCCGTATATGCAGTTCTGTATAAGGTAGAGCTTTCTGGCATAATCGGGGTAGTTCATGCTCTCATCAAAGTTTTCGTTGAGCTCCCTAAATAGCTCTTCCCTTTCCTGTTTATCCTCTTTTTGGAATATCTTTTTTGCTTCCTGTTCTATTCTTTGGCGCTGTAGGTCTTTCCAAATTTGGTTGTCTGGGTCTATTTTAGAAAGGGCATGCACCAACTTGTGAAGCGCTCCCATGGGAAAAGCACCTGAGCCTACCGCTGGGTCTATGATCTTTACCTCGTCTATAGCTCTTAGTATTTTCTCCTTTTCTTCTTCTGTTAGGTCTTGCTGGTCTTCTGAGTAAGACAAGACGCTTCTTATCTTCTCTTCTGGTAGCTTTGTCTTTTCTTTGAAGTATTCTGTGAGAGCCTCTTCAACCATAAAATCTACGATCTCCTTGGGTGTGTAATAAGAGCCTGTGGATTTTCTGGCGGTGCTTTGGGTCTCTTGGTTATAAGATGCCAGTAGGTTTTCAAAGATGTGTCCCAAAAGCTCTGGGTCCAAAGAAACTTCTATGTCTATGGGACTGCTTTCGTCTGCGGTCCAGTTGTAGTCTTTTAGTATGTTTATGATGCCTCTGACTTTCACTTTCTTCTTCTGTCCGTAAAACTCGCTTAGGTCTTCCTCTATCTCTTGGGAGAAGAAAAGTTCATCGGGCACTTTGGCTCTTTTTTTCTCTTCCCTTGAAAAGCCATCTATGTATTGTTTGTCCTCATCTAAGCACTCAAAGAGACCACCATTTACAAAAGGCACTTCCCTAAAAAGTTCCAAAAACTCCTGTGGGTCTATCAAAAGAAAGTCCTCGTTCCTAAAAAGGGTTTTTACTCCAAAGTGGTTTCTGTTTTGTAAAAAGTCCTTCTTGTAAGCCCAGCCTCTCTCACCTTGTGGTCTGTTTAGGGTAGCAAAAAAGAGGTTTTGCAAAACTACATTGTAGTAATAATTTCCGTGTGGAAAGTTCTTTACCACACCTTTTAAAGATTCCTTATCAAAAAGTTTCTCTGGCACTAAGCTCTTTTCTTTCAAAAACCACACAAATATGAGCCTTGTGATGAGTCTTATTAGGTTTTCTTCTTTTTTGCCACCGGGAAACTGCACATCTGGTCTTTTTAGTGCCCACGCAAACCAAAACTCTATCTCTTTGTAAAACTCTTCTGTGAGTGGCATTAGGGAAAAGGCAGACCTTATGGAGTTTAGGTCTTTTAACTCAAGATCCATCATCCTCTTCAGGAAGGTTCTGTAGGGTTTTCCCCTTTGCACAAAGTAGGTGTAGCGCTTATAACTGCTAAGCTGAACCTTTCCGCCGGGTTTGTAGGTTTTTTCTACAAAAGATAACCTAAAGTTTCCATTCCTGTAAAAGACAAATATGCCCGCATCAAACTCAGGTGTGTCTAAAACCTTCTTTGCTATCTCAAACTGTTCTTTTTTGCTGGTTCTCTCAGAAAGCTCCTCTTCCCACTTTACCGCAAAAATTCCAAGATGGTTTTTGTCCTCCAGTTCAAGCTCACCGATAAGCAGGACATTATCTGATAGCTTTTCTTCTTTCTCCTCAAGCTTTTTGTTCTTTTTGCTCAAAAAGTGTATGAGCTTTTCCCAAGAGAAATCCTGTATTAACTCTTCTAACAGCTCTTCACTGGACATCTTTATTCTCTATGGATATTATAACTTCTCCCTTTTGACTCTGTTGGTCCTGTTCAAGCTTTTGGAGTGCGGTCCCAAATCGCCTTTTGATCCCTTCAAGGTATTTTTCCATTTCCTCTTTGTCTTTTATGTTGGATATGTCCCGCAGAGTTTTTATTGGAAGCACTCCATAATCCTGTATGGCAGATATTAACACATCTATAAACTCGTCTTTTATGTGGTCTCTGAAGTATTTTAAGTTTCTTATGGCTGATTTTTCCACATCTTGATAATCTTTTCTTCTTTCTTTCGTGTAATCTTCTACTTTTTTGTAAAACTCCCAGAAGTGCTCGCTAAGGCTCA
The Hydrogenobacter hydrogenophilus DNA segment above includes these coding regions:
- a CDS encoding Eco57I restriction-modification methylase domain-containing protein; protein product: MSSEELLEELIQDFSWEKLIHFLSKKNKKLEEKEEKLSDNVLLIGELELEDKNHLGIFAVKWEEELSERTSKKEQFEIAKKVLDTPEFDAGIFVFYRNGNFRLSFVEKTYKPGGKVQLSSYKRYTYFVQRGKPYRTFLKRMMDLELKDLNSIRSAFSLMPLTEEFYKEIEFWFAWALKRPDVQFPGGKKEENLIRLITRLIFVWFLKEKSLVPEKLFDKESLKGVVKNFPHGNYYYNVVLQNLFFATLNRPQGERGWAYKKDFLQNRNHFGVKTLFRNEDFLLIDPQEFLELFREVPFVNGGLFECLDEDKQYIDGFSREEKKRAKVPDELFFSQEIEEDLSEFYGQKKKVKVRGIINILKDYNWTADESSPIDIEVSLDPELLGHIFENLLASYNQETQSTARKSTGSYYTPKEIVDFMVEEALTEYFKEKTKLPEEKIRSVLSYSEDQQDLTEEEKEKILRAIDEVKIIDPAVGSGAFPMGALHKLVHALSKIDPDNQIWKDLQRQRIEQEAKKIFQKEDKQEREELFRELNENFDESMNYPDYARKLYLIQNCIYGVDIQPIAIQICKLRFFLSLLIDQKVDKTKDNQGIRPLPHLETKFVCANTLIGLEGKNQRTLAHSKLKDLKEELKTLYKKHFSIRTRTEKERIKEKAKKLKEELRQELQKLRFPADDIQKIVEFDIFDQTAKADWFDPVWMFGVEDGFDIVIGNPPHGAKIDSFKDYIVKHYSYYEQKKNSASLFLEKGFELLKPSGILAYIVPKSITFVKSWGGCLKNPRALTKLDF